The following DNA comes from Bacteroidota bacterium.
TTTGGTTAAAGAGAACATCGCCGGTGATGACAAATCCTTGTCCCTCATTCAGGAAGCAGACACTGCCGTCGGCATGCCCCGGTGTGTATAAAACCTTCAACACGGAGTTACCGAATTTTATCTCATCGCCTTCGTTGATGAACTCTCCGTAATCAGGAGAAGCCTCTGCTTCCATTCCGAATCCCAGCGCCGTTTCTGGCAGTCGTTTCAGGAACTCCAATCCCTTCTCGTGAAGGCGTGGTTTTAACCCGTATTCGTCTGCTACAAACTGGTTTCCCAGGATGTGGTCGATATGGCAATGGGTATTCAGGATGACAACCGGCCTGAGACCTTCCTGCCGGATGAAACCCGTAAGCGCATTCCTTTCTGAAGTGGAATAACAGCCAGGGTCAAGAATGGCACATTCTCCGG
Coding sequences within:
- a CDS encoding MBL fold metallo-hydrolase, with protein sequence MIKIHRFVNNLFQVNTYILSDETGECAILDPGCYSTSERNALTGFIRQEGLRPVVILNTHCHIDHILGNQFVADEYGLKPRLHEKGLEFLKRLPETALGFGMEAEASPDYGEFINEGDEIKFGNSVLKVLYTPGHADGSVCFLNEGQGFVITGDVLFNQSIGRTDLPTGDFDILQKYIREKLYTLPDDTVVYPGHGPETTIGFEKVNNPFISG